The window ATTAGTAAACTGCTGAACATCTTATGGGGAATACTTTACATGAATGTAACAAAAAGTCAAACTCTTCATGAAGAGGAGAGTGTGAATGCACATTTACATTTTCCATAGCAGTTTTTGGCAGGTGAGCAATGTGGAAGCTCACCTTTCACTGTGCTCAGGAGAAGTGAACTGGCACATAGCTTCAGTCAAATAAGTCTTTATTAtcaagttattaaatattttacatctcagataagaaatatacaaaaattaaaaattgggcTATGGGTCATTATGATTCTTCAGATTCAACAATATATAACTCTAGACTTTCATGTAGCACTTAATTTGGGTTTCAAAAGTCCATGCTTTCTCTGGAGAATCTCAGAATTCTTTTGTATTCTACCatgaaataatacaatgaaaGAATATACCTTTCAATTGTACTTTCCTCTTCAATTgaaattcttatcattttttttcctcatgactGTAGAACATCTAGAGATTCCCAGACAACATTGATGGAGAATAGGACAGAAGTGACAGAGTTCATCCTGCTGGGACTGACCAGTGACCCAGGTCTGCAGCTTCCCCTCTTTCTGACGTTCCTGCTCATCTACACCATCACTCTGGTTGGGAACCTGGGGATGGTCCTGTTGATTGTCTTGGACTCCcatctccacactcccatgtacttcttccttggcAACCTGTCTCTGGTGGACTTTTGTTATTCTTCAGTTGTCACTCCCAAGGTCATGGCTGGGCTCCTTCCTGGAGACAATGTCATTTCTTATAGTGCTTGTGTTGCTCAGCTGTTCTTTTTTGGAGCCTTTGGTACTGTGGAAAATTACCTGTTGTCCTCAATGGCATATGATCGTTATGTAGCAGTGTGCAAGCCCCTGCATTACACCACTACCATGACAACTAGTGTGTGTGCATATCTCATCATTGGCTGCTATGTCTGTGGTTTCCTGAATGCCTCCATCTACACTGGGAACACGTTCAGTCTCACCTTCTGTATATCTCCT of the Sciurus carolinensis chromosome 11, mSciCar1.2, whole genome shotgun sequence genome contains:
- the LOC124960075 gene encoding olfactory receptor 5B2-like; amino-acid sequence: MENRTEVTEFILLGLTSDPGLQLPLFLTFLLIYTITLVGNLGMVLLIVLDSHLHTPMYFFLGNLSLVDFCYSSVVTPKVMAGLLPGDNVISYSACVAQLFFFGAFGTVENYLLSSMAYDRYVAVCKPLHYTTTMTTSVCAYLIIGCYVCGFLNASIYTGNTFSLTFCISPLIHHFICDVPALMVLSCSNRHVSELFIIYVASFNIFFALLVVFISYIFIFITILKMRSAAGHRKAISTCASHFTAVSIFYGTLIFVYLQPSSSHSMDTDKIASVFYTIVIPMLNPLVYSLRNTEVMRAFQKFFW